In a genomic window of Mercenaria mercenaria strain notata chromosome 19, MADL_Memer_1, whole genome shotgun sequence:
- the LOC128551211 gene encoding interferon-induced very large GTPase 1-like, with the protein MTSHKQNLENLLELLNLTHYYPEKLTRDELYQLTYDNVKQEKKEDVPLVWQFIQDITRYNHNARSVEDKYAPTHDFNGIKCPIHPLDIIACVYLCCEPTARQDFVLHMWTCRLAVPFILKPNQTEHVNVYIWPLRSLVGQVFENYEFFDRPLIHEEMGCIGFIRVGENDTWSKSYLLNCLLWGPNKTHSTFIHRDSEGSVSTRSFVVEGLVEIGWYLPSGEQDDRFPCPKILLNLRGDSANHTDQTKLIGQFSSVTIVLSNVKDLRSAVPIVKSLIEHKSRVIILLSDRSVGSDRHNETVEEFFSEISTEEVALLELGQKRLPEILKIIHGRIEKMEKNGEDKIVLSDLVKNISSMQAFVDETSSVYKEVFELAKDITTSFQDMNGQLIFPLQETWKEWAQTSRDFKRYHQLDDNKRKALQASREELETRMHKLRSDQYGHILKHGIAKPVELFIEAMTIFDSCTNHSHVKRRIFLRHIKIELDNMSMEILAPINKEYQELINTASNVRANEKAEINMKISDLDLKKSCLSFSLEKILRELGQIYEACHTRQQENLPMNVEKISYLAQYQKLPKHLCVCLMDGYPFELLDGEARSVPPLWTKAVLSELNSILKEGNGTGKECTMHVLSVLGIQSSGKSTLINVMFGLQFAVSAGRCTRGAFMQLVKVHESLSHCLGEGVDYIAVIDTEGLRSPALSSVQSIQHDNELSTLVIGLAHTTVINLMGENATYLRENLPIVVQAFLRMYLVHLHPRCTIVHQNVDKRNREKLLEQGIYLETVLNKLTRKACENEKVPQKPFKEIIAFDVIEQVKYIPSLFEGVLPMAPISPSYSMEINATLKLLIELVPKDFVKGVPYRYSVSSFCDHLFHLWEAIQKDDFVYEYRSTTEVALRLVIDRNYHQTLLALIEGVESIVSKKLKEIELSKLSPDRAMSELETSLKQQMETHRKNFEHFIESRQKTTTYSLEAWRANYVTNLESKFYDLSQESKSQLQDCHHTIKKRPILTEKEVKNLFEFSEIKATNSPLSSNYDFKSDAIRALENVDISSQYLLKTESIDENASISNFKISNESHINNPFGNFTTEEILGLRENMKAVIATVKEEYSEEISNIKDEQMQYYSSRIPKQILLRVEKNLDARLQTDDSTIGISHQFKIDLLSCVAMTCFRDMEKKYKIHIDKNDKDMQMYLRSSILSKCITEYTLSDAIFEVIEQSLKLNFSEKVLSFISDAFHKSVYNASTGSKKQVIGSCITFFIKNSHDDIMLEYIKYPKHALKHYLRILIESYIFEDFVECDFEFYIRRAILQVWEVFQTTGRKGSNISQKYILEAVLHNTDLPVAIKEITLTILKSVFKKDETVNFNMLRENMLHSVEDHINKMKSELIPMVHKNKEEYASDLADKLTEKLIGCLHRCQMCKEICLLSEGHMDSHIFVHRLHKEENDYIRGLGDISSVWKWISCNKREILRRENLEMVEEVPDEWESITEQQVITAIKDSLLRF; encoded by the coding sequence ATGACATCTCATAAACAAAATCTTGAAAACTTATTAGAGTTACTCAACTTGACTCACTATTATCCAGAGAAACTAACTAGGGATGAACTTTACCAGTTAACCTATGATAATGTCAAACAGGAGAAAAAAGAAGACGTTCCATTGGTGTGGCAATTTATTCAAGACATTACACGATATAATCATAATGCGAGGAGTGTGGAAGACAAATATGCCCCGACTCATGACTTTAATGGTATAAAATGTCCTATACATCCACTGGATATAATTGCGTGTGTATATCTGTGTTGCGAGCCAACGGCCAGGCAAGACTTTGTTTTGCATATGTGGACTTGCAGATTAGCGGTCCCTTTCATCTTGAAGCCAAACCAAACAGAACATGTAAACGTGTACATTTGGCCATTGCGTTCTCTTGTTGGACAAGTTTTTGAAAACTATGAATTTTTCGACAGACCACTTATACATGAAGAAATGGGTTGTATTGGGTTTATAAGAGTTGGTGAAAATGATACTTGGTCTAAATCCTATTTGTTGAATTGCTTGCTTTGGGGGCCGAACAAAACCCACTCCACATTTATACATAGAGATTCAGAAGGTTCAGTAAGCACACGGTCTTTTGTTGTGGAAGGTCTCGTTGAAATCGGGTGGTACTTACCTAGTGGTGAACAAGATGATCGGTTTCCTTGTCCAAAAATCCTACTCAACCTTCGAGGAGACTCAGCAAATCACACAGACCAGACTAAACTCATTGGCCAGTTCTCGTCTGTAACGATTGTATTAAGTAATGTGAAGGATTTAAGATCAGCGGTTCCTATTGTAAAGAGTTTAATCGAACACAAATCGCGTGTAATTATCCTTCTGTCTGACAGAAGCGTTGGAAGTGATCGGCATAATGAAACGGTCGAggagtttttttctgaaatttcaacTGAAGAGGTGGCATTGCTAGAACTCGGGCAGAAACGGCTACCAGAAATCTTGAAAATTATTCATGGCAGAATTGAGAAAATGGAGAAAAACGGTGAAGATAAAATTGTTTTGTCCGATTTAGTTAAGAATATTTCATCTATGCAAGCATTTGTAGATGAAACGAGTAGTGTATATAAAGAGGTATTTGAATTGGCAAAAGACATAACAACATCTTTCCAAGATATGAACGGACAGTTGATCTTCCCTCTCCAGGAGACATGGAAAGAGTGGGCTCAAACAAGTCGTGATTTCAAGCGATACCACCAGCTTGATGATAACAAACGAAAAGCTTTACAGGCAAGTCGTGAGGAGTTAGAAACCAGGATGCACAAGCTGCGATCAGATCAGTACGGTCATATTTTGAAACATGGCATAGCTAAGCCAGTAGAGTTGTTTATTGAAGCAATGACAATTTTTGATTCCTGTACAAATCATTCACACGTCAAAAGGAGAATATTTCTGAGACATATAAAGATTGAATTAGACAATATGTCTATGGAAATATTAGCCCCAATAAATAAAGAATATCAGGAACTGATTAACACAGCTTCCAATGTAAGAGCTAATGAAAAGGCCGAGATCAATATGAAGATATCagatttagatttaaaaaagaGTTGTCTCTCGTTTAGTTTAGAGAAAATACTACGCGAATTAGGACAAATATATGAGGCTTGTCACACGCGACAACAGGAAAATCTACCTATGaatgttgaaaaaatatcttatttagCTCAATATCAGAAACTTCCAAAGCATTTATGTGTCTGCCTGATGGATGGTTATCCATTTGAACTTCTCGACGGAGAAGCACGTTCTGTGCCCCCTTTATGGACCAAAGCAGTGCTTTCAGAACTTAATTCTATCCTGAAAGAAGGCAATGGAACTGGAAAGGAATGTACAATGCATGTTTTATCAGTTTTGGGAATACAAAGTTCGGGGAAATCCACATTAATCAATGTAATGTTCGGACTGCAATTTGCGGTTAGTGCTGGTCGCTGTACTAGAGGTGCTTTCATGCAACTAGTTAAAGTGCACGAATCTTTGTCACATTGTCTAGGCGAGGGTGTAGATTACATAGCAGTTATAGATACCGAGGGTTTAAGATCGCCGGCACTTTCGTCCGTTCAATCTATTCAGCACGACAATGAACTTTCAACTTTAGTGATAGGTCTTGCTCATACAACTGTAATTAATTTAATGGGTGAAAATGCAACATACTTAAGAGAAAATTTACCTATTGTAGTTCAAGCTTTCCTCAGAATGTATCTAGTACATTTACATCCAAGATGTACTATTGTCCATCAAAATGTTGATAAACGGAACAGAGAGAAATTGTTAGAGCAAGGGATATATCTTGAGACAGTTCTTAATAAGCTTACAAGAAAGGCTTGTGAAAATGAAAAGGTCCCTCAAAAACCATTCAAGGAAATCATTGCCTTTGATGTTATTGAGCAAGTCAAATACATCCCGAGTCTTTTTGAGGGTGTATTGCCCATGGCTCCGATTAGTCCCTCTTACAGCATGGAGATAAACGCCACACTGAAGCTTCTGATCGAGTTAGTGCCGAAAGACTTTGTGAAAGGTGTGCCTTACAGATATTCGGTTTCAAGTTTCTGCGATCACTTGTTTCATCTTTGGGAAGCAATTCAAAAAGACGATTTCGTGTACGAATACCGATCAACTACTGAAGTCGCTCTCCGCCTAGTTATTGACCGAAATTATCATCAGACTTTACTTGCACTAATCGAGGGTGTCGAATCTATTGTTTCAAAAAAGCTTAAAGAAATTGAACTTTCTAAACTAAGTCCTGACAGAGCAATGTCTGAATTAGAAACGTCCCTTAAACAGCAAATGGAAACACATAGAAAAAACTTCGAACATTTCATCGaaagtcggcaaaaaacaacaacatattcgCTAGAAGCATGGAGAGCAAACTACGTAACGAATTTGGAAAgcaaattttatgatttatcacAAGAATCGAAAAGTCAATTGCAAGATTGTCATCATACTATTAAAAAGCGTCCAATATTGACGGAAAAAGAAGTTAAGAACTTATTTGAATTCAGTGAAATAAAAGCAACAAATTCACCGTTAAGTTCAAATTATGATTTCAAATCTGACGCAATTCGAGCTTTAGAGAATGTTGATATTTCGTCACAATATTTACTCAAGACTGAGAGCATTGACGAAAACGCcagtatttcaaattttaaaatatcaaatgaaagtCATATCAATAATCCATTTGGTAACTTTACAACAGAAGAAATACTCggtttgagagaaaatatgaaagcCGTTATAGCCACTGTCAAAGAAGAATATTCAGAAGAAATATCGAACATTAAAGATGAACAAATGCAATATTATTCGAGTAGAATTCCGAAACAAATATTGTTGCGAGTCGAAAAGAATTTAGATGCAAGACTTCAAACAGATGATTCGACTATCGGTATAAGTCATCAGTTTAAAATAGATCTGTTATCTTGTGTTGCAATGACATGTTTTCGTGACATGGAAAAGAAGTATAAGATACAtattgacaaaaatgacaaagatATGCAAATGTATCTACGTTCCAGTATATTATCAAAATGTATAACGGAATATACTTTATCCGATGCTATATTTGAAGTCATAGAGCaaagtttaaaacttaatttctcTGAGAAGGTGTTATCTTTCATTTCCGATGCCTTTCACAAATCTGTCTACAATGCCTCTACTGGCTCAAAAAAACAGGTGATAGGAAGTTGCATAACATTTTTCATCAAGAATTCTCATGATGACATTATGCTTGAGTACATTAAATATCCAAAACATGCATTGAAGCATTACCTCAGAATACTGATAGAATCCTACATTTTTGAGGATTTTGTTGAGTGTGACTTTGAGTTTTATATTCGTCGCGCAATATTGCAAGTTTGGGAAGTGTTTCAAACAACTGGCAGAAAAGGGTCAAATATTTCGCAGAAATACATTTTAGAGGCTGTACTGCACAATACTGATTTACCGGTTGCTATTAAAGAAATCACTCTTACCATACTAAAATCGgtatttaaaaaagatgaaactgttaaCTTCAATATGCTTCGAGAAAATATGCTACATTCTGTTGAGGACcatattaacaaaatgaaatctGAATTAATACCTATGGTCCATAAGAATAAAGAAGAATATGCATCCGATCTGGCTGATAAGTTGACTGAAAAATTGATAGGTTGCTTACACCGATGTCAGATGTGTAAAGAAATATGTTTGTTATCAGAAGGTCATATGGATAGTCATATATTTGTACATAGACTACATAAAGAGGAGAATGACTACATTCGTGGACTAGGAGATATCAGTTCCGTTTGGAAATGGATAAGTTGTAACAAACGCGAAATTCTTAGAAGAGAAAATCTTGAGATGGTTGAAGAGGTTCCGGACGAATGGGAAAGCATAACAGAGCAACAAGTGATCACTGCTATCAAAGATTCATTACtaaggttttga